The following are encoded together in the Lathyrus oleraceus cultivar Zhongwan6 chromosome 3, CAAS_Psat_ZW6_1.0, whole genome shotgun sequence genome:
- the LOC127130978 gene encoding uncharacterized protein LOC127130978, which translates to MSTHHGSEIGDDQYDAFYMPDQPKPKLLPYPAADRLHALEKKIKAIEGNNIFSASAMNMRLQNAAPPRQFKPRPPRRQLDPLPVPYSQIFPYLQKEGLLTLRELKQAIFPYPPRYEANAHYEFHMGAPGYTLENCFAFQNRVQDLIEAKAVSFTPRCPNVNTNPMPTHKDASVSALRRVIKELVEEENNEELRSFIQQMLDRCELQMNCCVNNKRQKEIAMVDIPYDEVKVEIPISPLVIEFPTPFAYKDEKAVPWIYQPRAFKQGQEDQPLMINEPNVTSIVGPAGMTRSGRVFAPRTADTSAKAKGKEAAVQIPIPNQKMQDMHLSPKAAVTREEAEEFLRIIKKSDYKVVNQLNQTPSKISMLSLLLNSEAHMNSLLKVLSVAHITKDIKIEQFDDVIACVTTRNFLGFNDDELPIEGKNHNKALHISLKCIDTILSRVLVDTGSSLNVMPKTTLIKLPMEGISMKPSTLIVKAFDGSSCLLGRPWIHSAGAVTSTLHQKLKFIINDKMIVIGGEEDILVSHLTSFRYIEVDGEITETPFQSLEVVNMMVVQQTLEVPKSGPSMASWQGAKAVMESEDAQDWGKVVEVKEK; encoded by the exons ATgtctactcatcatggatccgaAATTGGAGATGACCAATATGATGCATTCTATATGCCTGATCAACCAAAACCTAAGTTACTTCCATATCCTGCTGCAGATAGGCTTCATGCCCTGGAAAAGAAGATCAAAGCCATAGAAGGAAACAATATCTTTAGTgcttctgccatgaacatgcgcttg caaaatGCTGCACCACCAAGACAATTCAagccaagacctccaagaagGCAACTTGATCCCCTACCAGTACCTTATAGTCAGATATTCCCATATCTGCAAAAAGAGGGCCTTCTAACATTGAGGGAGTTAAAACAAGCTATTTTTCCATATCCACCTAGATACGAAGCTAATGCCCATTATGAGtttcacatgggagcacctggtTATACCTTGGAAAATTGTTTCGCATTTCAAAATcgggtacaagacttgatcgaagccAAGGCCGTTTCTTTCACTCCGAGATGCCCGAACGTAAACACCAATCCTATGCCAACACATAAGGATGCTTCCGTTAGTGCATTAAGGAGGGTGATCAAG GAGTTGGTTGAGGAAGAGAACAATGAAGAGCTGAGGagttttatacaacaaatgctgGATCGATGCGAGTTACAGATGAATTGTTGTGTCAATAACAAGCGCCAGAAAGAGATAGCCATGGTGGACATCCCTTATGATGAGGTTAAAGTGGAAATACCTATAAGCCCATTGGTAATAGAGTTTCCAACACCGTTTGCATATAAAGATGAGAAGGCAGTCCCGtggatatatcagcccagagcttttaagcaggggcaGGAAGACCAACCTTTGATGATCAACGAACCAAATGTCACTTCAATTGTGGGGCCGGCAGGGATGACACGTAGTGGCAGAGTGTTCGCACCAAGAACTGCTGATACTTCTGCAAAAGCCAAAGGGAAGGAAGCCGCTGTCCAGATCCCCATCCCTAATCAAAAAATGCAAGACATGCACCTATCTCCTAAAGCTGCAGTTACTCGTGAAGAGGCCGAGGAATTTCTGaggataatcaagaagagcgattatAAGGTGGTGAACCAACTGAATCAAACACCTTCAAAGATCTCCATGTTATCTCTATTGCTCAACTCAGAAGCACACATGAATTCACTATTGAAGGTATTGAGCGTCGCTCATATCACAAAGGACATAAAGATAGAACAATTTGATGACGTGATAGCTTGTGTGACTACTAgaaatttcttgggttttaatgatgatGAACTACCAATCGAGGGAAAGAACCATAATAAGGCCCTCCATATATCCTTGAAATGCATAGATACTATATTGTCAAGAGTGTTAGTAGACACAGGTTCCTCATTAAATGTCATGCCGAAGACAACTTTGATAAAGCTGCCAATGGAAGGAATAAGTATGAAACCTAGTACCCTAAtcgtaaaagcatttgatggctcaag TTGCCTACTTGGGAGACCTTGGATTCACTCTGCGGGTGCTGTCACCTCTACTCTGCATCAAAAACTGAAATTCATTATaaatgacaagatgattgtgattggaggagaagaagatatcttggttagTCACTTAACATCTTTCCGATATATCGAGGTGGATGGTGAAATCACTGAGACACCATTCCAATCTTTGGAAGTGGTAAACATGATGGTCGTCCAACAGACCTTGGAGGTCCCGAAATCAGGACCATCCATGGCCTCGTGGCAAGGAGCTAAAGCTGTTATGGAAAGTGAAGATGCTCAAGACTGGGGCAAAGTGGTGGAAGTGAAAGAGAAATGA
- the LOC127127265 gene encoding pentatricopeptide repeat-containing protein At1g56690, mitochondrial, protein MVQVRLLCNTTSAISRYGHIGDIDSARKVFDNTPLPHRTITSWNAMVAAYFESHKPRDAVLLFDQMPQRNTVSFNGMISGYVKNGMVAEARKVFDVMPERNVVSWTSMVRGYIQEGMVDEAERLFWAMPHKNVVSWTVMIGGLLKEFRFEDAKKLFDMMPVKDIVAVTNMISGYCLVGRLDEARELFDEMPMRNVFTWTTMVSGYAKNERVDVARKLFEVMPERNEVSRTAMLMGYTQSGRMNEAFELFEAMPVKWIVACNEIITRFGLSGEVNRARMVFEGMKERDEGTWNAMIKVCERKGFEFEALGLFVRMQREGVELNFPSFTSVLSVCASLASLDHDRQVHARLVRSEFDQDLYVASVLITMYVKCGDLVRAKRIFNRFPFKDVVMWNSMITGYSQHGLGEDALIVFRDMCSSGIQPDEVTFIGVLSACSYSGKVKEGFKIFEAMKCTYQVEPGIEHYACMVDLLGRAGRVDEAMELVEKMSMEPDAIVWGALLAACRNHMKLDLAEFAVEKLAKLEPKNAGPYVLLSHIYASRGRWRDVEVLRKKINARSIVKFPGVSWIEVEKKVHMFTGRESKGHPEQPIITKMLEKLGGILRETGYCPDGSFVLHDVDEEEKTHSLGYHSEKLAVAYGLLKVPEGMPIRVMKNLRVCGDCHSVIKLIAKVTGREIILRDANRFHHFKDGHCSCKDFW, encoded by the coding sequence ATGGTACAAGTAAGATTACTCTGCAACACCACTTCCGCAATTTCACGTTACGGTCACATAGGTGATATAGACAGTGCTCGAAAGGTGTTCGACAATACGCCATTGCCACACAGAACCATCACTTCCTGGAACGCCATGGTCGCTGCCTACTTCGAGTCCCACAAACCTCGCGACGCCGTCCTTCTGTTCGACCAAATGCCCCAAAGAAATACTGTTTCCTTTAACGGCATGATTTCGGGTTATGTGAAAAACGGAATGGTCGCTGAAGCGAGGAAGGTGTTCGACGTTATGCCTGAACGAAATGTTGTTTCGTGGACTTCCATGGTTCGTGGTTACATTCAAGAGGGTATGGTGGATGAAGCTGAAAGGCTCTTCTGGGCAATGCCACACAAGAATGTGGTGTCTTGGACTGTTATGATTGGTGGGTTGTTGAAGGAATTTCGTTTTGAGGATGCAAAGAAACTGTTTGATATGATGCCTGTGAAGGATATTGTGGCGGTTACTAACATGATTAGTGGGTATTGTCTGGTGGGACGTTTGGACGAAGCTCGTGAACTTTTTGATGAAATGCCGATGAGAAATGTGTTTACTTGGACTACTATGGTTTCTGGATATGCAAAGAATGAGAGGGTTGATGTTGCAAGAAAACTTTTTGAGGTGATGCCGGAGAGAAATGAAGTGTCTCGGACGGCTATGCTTATGGGGTATACTCAGAGTGGGAGGATGAATGAGGCTTTCGAGCTTTTTGAAGCGATGCCTGTGAAGTGGATTGTTGCTTGTAATGAGATCATCACGCGGTTTGGACTTTCTGGGGAGGTGAATAGAGCTAGGATGGTGTTTGAGGGAATGAAAGAGAGGGATGAGGGAACTTGGAATGCTATGATTAAGGTGTGCGAGAGAAAAGGGTTTGAGTTTGAAGCTTTGGGTTTGTTTGTTAGGATGCAAAGGGAAGGGGTTGAGTTGAATTTTCCTTCGTTTACCAGTGTTCTTTCTGTGTGTGCCAGTTTAGCTAGCCTTGATCACGACAGGCAGGTTCATGCTCGGTTAGTTAGATCTGAATTTGATCAAGATTTATATGTTGCCTCGGTTTTGATTACGATGTATGTTAAGTGTGGTGATCTTGTTAGAGCAAAAAGGATTTTTAATAGGTTTCCATTTAAGGATGTTGTTATGTGGAATTCTATGATCACGGGTTATTCTCAGCATGGGTTGGGAGAGGATGCTCTGATTGTTTTCCGTGATATGTGCTCGTCTGGAATTCAGCCAGACGAGGTTACCTTCATTGGAGTTCTTTCAGCTTGTAGCTATAGTGGCAAAGTGAAGGAAGGGTTCAAAATTTTTGAAGCAATGAAATGCACTTATCAAGTGGAGCCAGGAATCGAACACTATGCTTGTATGGTTGATTTGCTAGGCCGAGCAGGCCGGGTAGATGAGGCAATGGAGCTGGTAGAAAAAATGTCAATGGAACCGGATGCTATTGTTTGGGGTGCATTATTAGCTGCTTGTAGAAATCATATGAAGCTCGATTTGGCTGAATTTGCAGTAGAGAAACTTGCGAAGCTAGAGCCCAAAAATGCTGGGCCTTATGTCTTGCTCTCGCATATATATGCATCTAGGGGAAGATGGAGGGATGTTGAAGTACTTAGGAAAAAGATAAATGCTAGGAGTATCGTCAAATTTCCTGGCGTTAGTTGGATTGAGGTGGAGAAGAAGGTGCATATGTTCACCGGGAGAGAGAGCAAGGGCCACCCTGAGCAGCCTATTATCACAAAAATGTTGGAGAAGCTAGGTGGAATTTTAAGGGAAACTGGATATTGTCCCGATGGCAGCTTTGTGCTTCATGATGTGGACGAGGAAGAGAAGACGCATAGCTTGGGTTATCATAGTGAAAAACTAGCTGTAGCATACGGACTCCTAAAAGTGCCTGAAGGGATGCCAATTAGAGTTATGAAAAATTTGCGGGTTTGTGGTGATTGTCATTCTGTGATCAAATTGATTGCAAAAGTCACCGGAAGGGAGATCATTTTAAGAGATGCCAATAGGTTTCACCATTTTAAAGATGGCCACTGTTCTTGCAAGGACTTTTGGTAG